In the Phaseolus vulgaris cultivar G19833 chromosome 7, P. vulgaris v2.0, whole genome shotgun sequence genome, one interval contains:
- the LOC137829896 gene encoding probable transcription factor At3g04930, whose product MPMASDLNDAVFPEEDLDDDDETQEDEEEDDEDDDVLDDDEPPHSVLAAVSLAAPCSTVSQTLGTASTAIVVADSSPKRPRTEQIEEKKALDDSRRLFQRLWTDEDEIGLLQGFLDYTAQRGSSHHNDTALFYDQIKSKLQLGFNKNQLVEKLRRLKKKYRNVVTKISDGKEVSFKSPHDKATFEISRRIWSNTAPITGPVEDDDEINPNPNSNPNPNPIFGQSAKTPLSRKRSRPRSEKREFNDGSALNKDTNCIGNSNNNSNKDNENCNHRHNLQGVIEETVRSCVSPVLKELVIGGMGLGSGFGFGGRGFGVGGGFSMNPLQMPMTLSPLNLGIGEMGMDEKWRKQQILELEVYSKRLELVQNEIKVALEELRSTGGG is encoded by the coding sequence ATGCCCATGGCATCCGATCTAAACGACGCCGTTTTCCCCGAAGAAGATCTTGATGATGACGATGAAACTCAAGAGGACGAAGAGGAGGATGACGAAGACGACGACGTTTTAGATGATGACGAACCCCCTCACTCCGTCCTCGCCGCCGTAAGCCTCGCCGCCCCCTGTTCCACCGTCTCCCAAACACTCGGCACCGCATCAACTGCGATCGTTGTCGCCGATTCCTCCCCGAAGAGGCCGCGCACGGAGCAAATCGAGGAGAAAAAAGCGCTGGACGATTCGCGGAGATTGTTCCAGCGTCTGTGGACGGACGAGGACGAAATTGGGCTCTTGCAGGGGTTTCTGGACTACACGGCGCAGCGAGGATCCTCTCACCACAACGACACCGCTTTGTTCTACGACCAGATCAAGTCGAAGCTTCAACTCGGATTCAACAAGAACCAGCTCGTCGAGAAGCTCCGGAGGCTGAAGAAGAAGTACCGCAACGTCGTCACCAAAATCAGCGACGGCAAGGAAGTCTCCTTCAAGAGCCCTCACGACAAAGCCACCTTCGAAATCTCGCGGAGGATCTGGAGCAACACCGCTCCAATCACCGGTCCCGTCGAAGACGACGACGAAATCAACCCTAACCCTAATTCTAATCCAAATCCCAACCCTATTTTCGGCCAATCGGCGAAGACGCCGCTGTCGCGGAAGCGGTCGCGGCCTCGATCGGAGAAGCGCGAGTTCAACGACGGTTCAGCGTTGAACAAGGATACTAATTGTATTGGCAACAGTaacaataatagtaataaagaTAATGAAAATTGTAACCATAGGCATAACTTACAGGGTGTGATTGAAGAGACAGTGAGGAGTTGCGTGTCGCCGGTGTTGAAGGAGTTGGTGATTGGTGGCATGGGATTGGGAAGTGGTTTTGGTTTTGGGGGAAGAGGTTTTGGAGTTGGAGGAGGGTTTTCAATGAATCCCTTGCAAATGCCAATGACATTGAGTCCATTGAATTTGGGCATTGGGGAAATGGGGATGGATGAGAAGTGGAGGAAGCAACAGATTTTGGAGCTGGAAGTATATTCGAAGCGTTTGGAATTGGTGCAGAATGAGATCAAGGTTGCTCTGGAGGAGTTGCGATCAACTGGTGGAGGATGA